Proteins found in one Nitrospirota bacterium genomic segment:
- a CDS encoding Gfo/Idh/MocA family oxidoreductase: MACIGAGAWGTNLVRSFSALGALHTICERDPAVLQRAAKAYPDAKARDSYEAVLADPEVQAVAIASPAGSHAAMAVEALEAGKDVFVEKPLALTLSDGRHVVRAAERTSRILMVGHLLQYHPAVRALRDLVLKGDLGKVHYLYSTRLNIGKFRREENILWSFAPHDLSVILMLVGQMPATVQASGGTYLQHGVPDVTMTALSFPNGVKAHVFVSWLHPFKEQKLVVVGSRKMAVFDDLSKEKLLLYPHRVDWIDHAPVALRADAEVVPVPTEEPLAAECRHFLRCVERRLKPRTDGEEALRVLEVLEAGQASLDQGGASVRVRAAGQGERGARAEKPAVIPPGVWVHPTAVVDQPAQILSGTKVWHFSHVLAGSRIGADCVIGQNVVIGPNVTIGNRVKIQNNVSVYEGVTLEDFVFCGPSMVFTNVLNPRSAIPRKAEIKPTLVKRGATLGANCTVLCGVTVGRCAFVGAGAVVTEDVPDYSLVVGNPARRLGWICACGIKLAVRRGQAACRVCGAQYVVSRKAGCQPVADAESEAGRRRARSR, translated from the coding sequence GTGGCTTGCATCGGGGCCGGCGCTTGGGGCACGAACCTCGTCCGGAGTTTCTCCGCCCTGGGGGCTCTGCACACGATCTGTGAACGTGATCCTGCTGTGTTGCAGCGCGCCGCCAAGGCGTATCCGGATGCCAAAGCCCGTGACTCCTATGAGGCTGTGCTGGCGGACCCGGAGGTCCAAGCAGTAGCCATCGCGTCCCCGGCCGGATCCCACGCGGCGATGGCCGTGGAGGCGCTGGAGGCGGGCAAGGATGTCTTTGTCGAGAAGCCCCTTGCACTGACCCTCTCGGATGGACGCCACGTGGTGCGGGCGGCTGAGCGGACCTCGCGGATCCTGATGGTCGGGCACCTCCTGCAATACCATCCGGCCGTGCGGGCTCTCCGCGACCTTGTCCTCAAGGGCGACCTCGGGAAGGTCCACTATCTTTACTCCACCAGGCTGAACATCGGAAAATTTCGGAGGGAGGAGAACATCCTCTGGAGCTTCGCCCCCCACGACCTCTCCGTGATCCTGATGCTGGTCGGCCAGATGCCCGCCACGGTCCAGGCGAGCGGCGGAACATATCTGCAGCATGGAGTGCCGGACGTGACGATGACGGCGCTCTCGTTTCCCAACGGCGTCAAGGCCCACGTCTTCGTGAGCTGGCTGCATCCTTTCAAAGAGCAAAAGCTGGTCGTGGTCGGGAGCCGGAAGATGGCGGTCTTCGACGACCTGTCCAAAGAAAAGTTGCTCCTGTATCCTCATCGCGTGGACTGGATTGACCATGCGCCGGTCGCTTTACGTGCCGACGCGGAGGTCGTTCCCGTTCCCACGGAGGAGCCGCTGGCTGCTGAGTGCCGGCATTTCCTTCGCTGTGTCGAACGGCGCCTCAAGCCCCGGACCGACGGGGAGGAGGCGCTCCGTGTGTTGGAGGTCCTGGAGGCGGGCCAGGCCTCGCTGGATCAGGGCGGAGCCTCGGTCCGTGTGCGGGCCGCGGGCCAGGGGGAGCGGGGCGCGCGCGCCGAAAAGCCGGCTGTGATTCCTCCGGGTGTCTGGGTGCATCCGACCGCCGTCGTGGACCAGCCGGCTCAGATTCTGTCCGGCACCAAGGTCTGGCACTTTTCCCACGTGCTGGCCGGCTCCCGGATCGGAGCCGATTGCGTAATCGGCCAAAACGTCGTCATCGGTCCGAACGTGACGATCGGCAACCGGGTCAAGATCCAAAACAACGTGTCGGTCTACGAAGGGGTCACGCTCGAGGACTTCGTGTTTTGCGGGCCTTCCATGGTGTTCACAAACGTGCTCAATCCCCGCAGCGCCATTCCACGGAAAGCCGAGATCAAGCCGACCCTGGTCAAGCGGGGCGCGACGCTGGGCGCCAACTGCACGGTGCTCTGCGGGGTGACCGTGGGACGGTGCGCCTTCGTCGGGGCCGGGGCGGTGGTGACGGAAGACGTGCCGGACTACTCGCTGGTGGTGGGCAATCCCGCTCGCCGGCTCGGCTGGATCTGCGCGTGCGGAATCAAGCTCGCGGTGCGGCGTGGACAGGCGGCGTGCCGGGTCTGCGGAGCCCAGTACGTCGTGAGCCGCAAAGCCGGGTGTCAACCGGTTGCGGATGCGGAATCGGAGGCGGGGCGTCGCCGTGCTCGTTCACGCTGA
- a CDS encoding glycosyltransferase family 9 protein translates to MLVHADFRRVLIIKPSSLGDVVHALPTLAALRDRFPKAHIAWLVKRQWADLLERADGLDEVWPVEPTVGGWLAQLPRLRSARFDLVVDLQGLLRSGALAWLSGCPVRLGFATAREASPMFYTHKVSVPSPQIHAVDRYLLAATALGATVRGRPEFRLRPSTADREDVTRLLTVHGLKEGTRWIAVNVSARWPTKVWPPERFAALADGLQREGLGSAVLIGGSDERPASQAVRTLMRTPAMDLTGKTALRLLPALLESAALLVTNDSGPMHVAAAVRTPVVALFGATSPVLTGPYGTGHRVLTHQVPCSPCLSRTCRNPVRLECLAGVSSELALEAVRAQLALKPER, encoded by the coding sequence GTGCTCGTTCACGCTGATTTCCGGCGTGTCCTGATCATCAAGCCTAGCTCGCTGGGCGACGTGGTCCATGCCCTGCCCACCCTGGCTGCGCTGCGGGACCGATTTCCGAAGGCCCACATCGCCTGGCTCGTCAAGCGGCAGTGGGCGGACCTCCTGGAGCGGGCCGACGGGCTTGACGAGGTGTGGCCGGTGGAGCCGACCGTGGGCGGGTGGCTGGCTCAACTGCCTCGCCTCCGCTCGGCGCGCTTCGACCTCGTGGTGGATCTCCAGGGGCTGCTCCGAAGCGGCGCCCTCGCCTGGCTGAGCGGCTGTCCGGTCCGGCTCGGCTTCGCCACGGCCCGCGAGGCCAGCCCGATGTTCTACACCCACAAGGTGTCCGTTCCGTCTCCTCAAATTCATGCAGTGGATCGGTATCTGCTGGCCGCGACCGCCCTGGGCGCGACTGTCCGGGGGCGACCGGAGTTCCGTCTGCGACCCTCCACGGCCGATCGGGAAGACGTGACCCGACTGCTGACGGTGCACGGGCTGAAGGAAGGGACCAGGTGGATCGCGGTGAACGTGTCGGCCCGGTGGCCGACGAAGGTCTGGCCCCCCGAGCGGTTCGCGGCCCTCGCCGACGGTCTGCAAAGGGAAGGGCTCGGCTCCGCCGTGCTGATCGGCGGGTCGGATGAGCGGCCTGCCTCGCAGGCGGTGCGGACGTTGATGCGGACGCCCGCCATGGATCTCACGGGCAAGACGGCCCTGCGCCTCCTGCCTGCGCTGCTCGAATCGGCTGCGCTGCTCGTCACCAACGATTCCGGCCCCATGCACGTGGCGGCGGCGGTGAGGACGCCGGTCGTCGCCCTGTTCGGGGCCACGAGCCCGGTCCTGACCGGCCCGTACGGGACGGGCCACCGCGTGTTGACCCATCAGGTTCCCTGCAGCCCCTGCCTCAGCCGGACCTGTCGCAATCCGGTCCGGCTCGAATGTCTGGCTGGTGTGTCCTCCGAGCTGGCGTTGGAGGCGGTACGCGCCCAGTTGGCGCTCAAGCCGGAGCGTTGA
- a CDS encoding glycosyltransferase family 9 protein yields the protein MNILLVRPDGIGDEILCLPVASALRRLKPEARITFLSSDYAAPVLAHHPDLDEVWTVTGRETLSELTAFFRRGIDAALFLKPFRRLMLAAWLARVPARVATGYRWYSVLANRRVYEHRSDFSKHESEYNLGLLRGLGLEPGSEPPPALVLTEEERRWGAQRLGGLPQRRIVVHPGGLSTRRWKVERYRALTRRLLDEGLGVVLTGSAAEREVFLDRQAPEPSDGEGLLNLMGELTVRQLMAVIGACQVVVSGSTGPAHLAAALGAATVSLFDPRRNQLPTRWKPLGTGTILRPDVPTCPRCVYEACPYWDCLDRITVEQVTARVSRALTSADPVTVIHV from the coding sequence ATGAACATTCTGCTGGTCAGGCCGGACGGGATCGGCGACGAAATCCTGTGTCTTCCCGTCGCCTCGGCGTTGCGGCGGCTGAAGCCGGAGGCGCGCATCACGTTCCTCTCCAGCGACTATGCGGCCCCGGTCCTGGCGCACCATCCGGACCTCGACGAGGTCTGGACCGTCACGGGACGCGAGACCCTTTCCGAGTTGACCGCGTTCTTCCGCCGCGGGATCGACGCCGCCTTGTTTCTGAAGCCGTTCCGTCGCTTGATGCTGGCGGCCTGGCTCGCGCGGGTGCCGGCGCGGGTGGCAACCGGGTACCGGTGGTACAGTGTCCTGGCCAACCGACGGGTCTACGAGCATCGCAGCGATTTTTCCAAGCATGAGAGCGAGTACAATCTGGGGCTTCTGCGCGGCCTGGGCCTTGAGCCCGGCTCCGAGCCGCCGCCCGCGCTCGTGCTCACGGAAGAGGAGCGGCGGTGGGGGGCGCAACGGCTCGGCGGATTGCCGCAGCGGCGGATCGTGGTCCACCCGGGCGGGCTCTCGACGCGCCGATGGAAGGTCGAGCGTTACCGGGCCTTGACGAGACGCTTGCTCGACGAGGGACTGGGCGTGGTCCTGACCGGCAGCGCCGCTGAGCGAGAGGTGTTCCTCGATCGGCAGGCTCCGGAGCCGTCGGATGGCGAGGGCTTGCTGAACCTCATGGGAGAACTCACGGTGCGACAGCTCATGGCCGTCATTGGAGCCTGCCAGGTCGTCGTGTCGGGGTCCACCGGCCCGGCCCACCTCGCCGCGGCGCTGGGGGCGGCGACGGTCAGCCTGTTCGATCCACGGCGGAATCAGCTGCCGACTCGTTGGAAGCCGCTGGGCACCGGCACTATCCTGCGGCCGGATGTCCCGACCTGCCCCCGGTGCGTCTACGAAGCCTGTCCCTATTGGGATTGCCTGGACCGGATTACGGTCGAGCAGGTGACGGCGCGAGTCTCCCGGGCCCTGACCTCGGCTGATCCGGTCACGGTGATCCATGTCTAA
- a CDS encoding glycosyltransferase family 2 protein translates to MSKLSVYVIAYNDEPNIRACLESVSWADELVVVDSFSTDATEKISREFTDKVYQHEFHGFGRLRNEAVARCTHEWIFSLDTDERATPEIREEICHVIGGQPDADAYFVPRKNYFLGRWIRHSGWYPDYRQPQLFRRGRLRYREDLVHEGFELDGRIGHLKEHVLQYPFRDIDHYLAKMDRYSDLMAKRMTEQGRTFHPHQLVTHPCFAFLKMYVARAGFLDGMPGLILAGLYAYYTFIKYAKFWERGREGVRELAR, encoded by the coding sequence ATGTCTAAGTTGTCCGTCTACGTGATCGCCTACAACGACGAGCCCAACATCCGGGCCTGCCTGGAGTCCGTCTCCTGGGCGGACGAGCTCGTCGTCGTGGATTCCTTCAGCACCGATGCGACCGAGAAAATCAGCCGGGAGTTCACCGACAAGGTCTATCAGCACGAGTTCCACGGGTTCGGCCGGCTGCGCAACGAGGCGGTTGCGCGCTGTACGCACGAGTGGATTTTTAGCCTGGATACGGACGAGCGGGCGACGCCGGAGATTCGGGAGGAGATTTGTCACGTGATCGGAGGGCAACCGGACGCGGACGCCTATTTCGTGCCCAGGAAGAATTACTTTCTCGGGCGCTGGATCCGCCACTCCGGCTGGTATCCCGATTACCGCCAGCCTCAGCTCTTCAGGAGGGGCCGGTTGCGGTACCGAGAAGACCTAGTCCACGAGGGGTTCGAGTTGGACGGGCGCATCGGTCATCTCAAGGAGCATGTGCTCCAGTATCCCTTCCGGGACATCGACCATTACCTGGCCAAAATGGACCGCTACTCGGACCTCATGGCCAAGCGCATGACGGAGCAGGGACGGACGTTCCACCCGCATCAGCTCGTGACGCATCCCTGCTTCGCGTTTCTGAAAATGTACGTCGCTCGGGCGGGATTCCTGGATGGGATGCCAGGGTTGATCCTGGCCGGTCTCTACGCCTATTACACGTTCATCAAATATGCTAAGTTCTGGGAGCGCGGCCGAGAGGGCGTGCGGGAATTGGCACGATAG
- a CDS encoding glycosyltransferase family 2 protein — protein MTIAAVVITKDEERNIAGCLESLRWADEIVVVDAESLDRTVEIAKAYTDRVFVRPWPGYGPQKNFGMDQTQADWILIVDADERITDPLREEIQTVLRNGPPPDLAGFEIPRRNFFYGRWIEHGGIYPDYQLRLIRRSAGRYDDVLLHERLQLNGRTDRLVHPMDHHSMPSIRDHVRKMRRYTTLGAEEKLKGRSRVTALELAGHHLGTIVKTYVIRGGYRDGLHGIIVALFAGMHTFVKYAKAYEMLQARGTRREARG, from the coding sequence ATGACGATCGCGGCGGTTGTGATCACCAAGGACGAGGAGCGGAACATCGCCGGCTGCCTGGAGTCCCTCCGGTGGGCCGACGAAATCGTCGTGGTGGACGCCGAAAGCCTCGACCGGACGGTCGAGATCGCCAAGGCCTACACGGACAGGGTCTTCGTGAGGCCCTGGCCCGGCTACGGGCCGCAGAAGAATTTCGGCATGGATCAGACGCAGGCGGACTGGATTCTGATCGTGGACGCGGACGAGCGGATCACGGACCCGCTCCGCGAGGAGATTCAAACGGTGCTTCGGAACGGGCCGCCGCCGGATCTCGCCGGGTTCGAGATTCCACGGCGAAACTTTTTTTACGGACGATGGATCGAGCACGGAGGGATTTATCCGGACTACCAGCTCCGCCTGATTCGGCGATCGGCGGGCCGGTACGACGATGTGCTCCTGCACGAACGGTTGCAGCTCAACGGACGCACCGATCGTTTGGTCCATCCGATGGATCACCACAGCATGCCCAGCATCCGGGACCACGTGAGGAAGATGAGGCGGTACACCACCCTGGGGGCGGAGGAAAAGCTGAAGGGACGGTCCCGCGTGACGGCTCTGGAGCTGGCCGGCCATCACCTGGGAACGATCGTGAAGACCTACGTGATCCGCGGCGGGTACCGCGACGGTCTGCATGGAATCATCGTTGCCCTGTTTGCGGGCATGCACACCTTCGTCAAATACGCCAAGGCGTATGAGATGTTACAGGCGCGGGGCACGAGGCGCGAGGCAAGGGGCTAA
- a CDS encoding glycosyltransferase family 1 protein: MRIGIDAGPILGDRGGVGWHTYHLLKALLDLKEDVEWVCYLPPGAHNRDDGALAELGAGGESRLRWVEAGRPTMRWRGRLDRLDLYHGPNFKMRTTGRYGGVVTVHDLWLDRYPQYSTKFFGQRASFYRTRRTAHRARRVITVSDYSARDIESLYGLSRDRIVVIPNGVSDDFRPSAGATDLAGLRSRFSIPTERFLLFVGGADPRKNHRALLKAYALRADRLSGHCLVLVGDVTHRFGDLRETARTLGVERRTVCTGRLPLQDLRLLYSCAEAFVFPSIYEGFGMPVLEAMACGAPVITANRTSLPEVAGDAAILVDPEDAGQLGEAIVQVVEDPALRASLKAKGFDRVKQFTWERTARRTLALYQELCS, encoded by the coding sequence GTGCGGATCGGGATTGATGCGGGGCCCATTCTGGGAGATCGGGGGGGGGTCGGGTGGCACACCTATCATCTGTTGAAGGCCCTGCTGGATCTCAAGGAAGACGTGGAATGGGTCTGTTACCTGCCACCTGGGGCGCACAACCGGGACGACGGGGCACTCGCCGAACTCGGTGCGGGAGGAGAGTCTCGTCTGCGATGGGTCGAAGCGGGAAGGCCGACGATGCGCTGGAGGGGGCGCCTGGACCGACTCGACCTCTACCACGGGCCCAACTTCAAGATGCGGACGACCGGGCGGTACGGCGGGGTCGTCACCGTTCATGATCTGTGGTTGGATCGGTATCCCCAATATTCCACTAAGTTCTTTGGCCAGCGGGCTTCGTTCTACCGGACGAGGCGGACGGCGCACCGAGCCCGCCGCGTGATCACGGTTTCCGACTATTCGGCCAGGGACATTGAGTCGCTCTATGGGCTTTCGCGCGACCGGATCGTCGTGATCCCGAACGGCGTCTCCGACGATTTCCGGCCATCGGCTGGAGCCACCGATCTGGCCGGTCTCCGCTCGCGCTTCTCGATTCCGACCGAACGGTTCCTTCTCTTCGTCGGGGGGGCGGATCCGCGGAAGAACCACCGTGCTCTCCTCAAGGCGTATGCGCTTCGAGCCGATCGCCTTTCCGGGCACTGTCTGGTCCTGGTCGGGGACGTGACGCACCGGTTCGGCGATCTCCGGGAGACTGCCAGGACGTTAGGGGTTGAGCGCCGAACGGTCTGCACCGGCCGACTGCCGCTCCAGGACCTGCGACTGCTGTATTCCTGCGCCGAAGCCTTCGTGTTTCCCTCGATCTACGAGGGGTTCGGGATGCCGGTCTTGGAGGCCATGGCCTGCGGCGCGCCCGTTATCACGGCCAACCGCACCTCGCTGCCGGAGGTGGCGGGCGATGCAGCAATCCTGGTGGATCCGGAGGACGCCGGTCAGTTGGGTGAGGCGATCGTGCAGGTCGTGGAAGACCCGGCCCTGCGGGCTTCTTTGAAAGCCAAGGGATTCGACCGGGTCAAACAGTTTACCTGGGAGCGGACCGCGCGGCGGACGCTGGCGCTCTATCAGGAACTCTGCTCTTAG
- the rfaQ gene encoding putative lipopolysaccharide heptosyltransferase III codes for MGRNVGIGTLYQSLFTHHPPPITHHPFKNILVVKLRYVGDVLLATPVLRVLRERFPGVSLTVAVNPGTDAVLMRNQDVNEVLVVERGPLASQWRFLRELRARRFDCVVDLSDGDRSAILARLSGAPVRIGFNEERRWRGLLYTTIVRVGGGVAHRIEHDLEALRPLGIEPGTGWPVLRTSPQDDEQAERLLREAGANLAAGRRLVMFQPGARYWFKAWPVERFAELADRLADSFGCTVLIGGDQREQAVADSIRKQARSGPVVLAGRTTLLQLASVLKRCALFVGNDNGPMHMAAALGVPVVALFGPSNPDEWGPRSRTVRVLHKGLDCRRCFHPTCFRGEESCMKLISVDEVFAAATKLLGQSSTFEVRDEAPESREARRGAEPRMSNLTRNLLLCGELTALCLELRRAVLRRTHAEQDVEKTLMAEIRLSKEQAWRRNPS; via the coding sequence ATGGGTCGGAATGTCGGAATAGGGACGCTGTATCAATCCCTTTTCACCCACCACCCACCACCCATCACCCATCACCCATTTAAGAACATCCTGGTCGTCAAGCTCCGCTACGTCGGCGACGTGCTGCTGGCGACGCCGGTGCTGCGGGTTCTGCGGGAGCGATTCCCGGGCGTGTCTCTCACGGTGGCGGTCAATCCCGGGACCGATGCCGTGCTGATGCGGAACCAGGACGTGAACGAGGTGCTGGTGGTGGAGCGCGGGCCTCTGGCCAGCCAATGGCGGTTCCTGCGGGAACTCCGTGCGCGCCGCTTCGATTGCGTGGTGGATCTCTCCGATGGAGATCGGTCCGCGATCCTGGCACGTCTGAGCGGGGCTCCGGTCAGGATCGGATTCAACGAGGAGCGCCGGTGGCGCGGGCTGCTCTACACGACGATCGTCAGAGTCGGCGGAGGGGTGGCCCACCGGATCGAGCATGACCTCGAGGCCCTCCGTCCGCTGGGCATCGAGCCGGGAACCGGCTGGCCCGTGCTGCGGACATCGCCGCAGGACGACGAGCAGGCAGAGCGGCTGCTCAGGGAGGCTGGAGCGAACCTGGCGGCGGGCCGGCGATTGGTCATGTTCCAGCCCGGTGCTCGCTACTGGTTCAAGGCCTGGCCGGTCGAACGATTCGCCGAATTGGCGGACCGGCTGGCCGATTCGTTCGGCTGCACGGTCCTGATCGGCGGGGATCAGCGGGAGCAGGCCGTCGCCGATTCGATCAGGAAGCAGGCCCGCTCGGGTCCCGTCGTGCTGGCCGGCCGCACGACGCTCCTCCAACTCGCGTCCGTCCTGAAACGGTGCGCGCTCTTCGTGGGGAACGACAACGGCCCCATGCACATGGCGGCGGCCCTCGGGGTGCCGGTGGTGGCGCTGTTCGGCCCGTCCAACCCGGACGAGTGGGGCCCGCGCAGCAGGACAGTCCGGGTCCTGCATAAGGGGCTGGATTGCCGCCGCTGCTTCCATCCGACCTGTTTCCGGGGAGAAGAAAGCTGCATGAAGCTGATCTCGGTAGATGAAGTGTTCGCCGCCGCGACCAAACTGCTGGGTCAGAGCTCGACGTTCGAGGTTCGAGATGAGGCGCCTGAGTCGCGTGAGGCTCGACGGGGAGCTGAACCTCGAATGTCGAACCTCACCCGCAACCTTCTTCTGTGCGGTGAATTGACGGCTCTGTGCCTGGAGCTGCGGAGGGCCGTCCTGAGGCGGACCCATGCGGAGCAGGATGTCGAGAAAACGCTGATGGCGGAGATCCGACTCTCCAAGGAACAAGCGTGGCGCCGGAACCCTTCCTGA
- a CDS encoding nucleotidyltransferase yields the protein MAPEPFLITTLKEVVRALNEWRTDYALAGGLAYSALVEPRATTDVDVLILLEATNSDQIARLFSGVFDSVVPHQAPMLFKGGSIWRVIGIKDEREVIVDLLLAHSAFHRQALARKRTVDFEGLALPIVTLEDLILLKAMAGRLQDLADIERICQRPDLQVDWSYVEVWRDKLGLPAIRP from the coding sequence GTGGCGCCGGAACCCTTCCTGATCACGACCCTCAAGGAGGTGGTCCGGGCGCTGAACGAATGGAGGACGGATTATGCCCTGGCTGGGGGACTGGCCTACAGCGCCCTGGTTGAACCCCGCGCGACCACCGATGTGGATGTGCTGATCTTACTGGAAGCCACGAACTCGGATCAGATCGCCCGGTTGTTCTCCGGCGTGTTCGATTCCGTGGTCCCCCATCAGGCTCCGATGCTGTTCAAGGGGGGCTCGATCTGGCGGGTCATCGGAATCAAGGATGAGAGAGAAGTAATCGTGGATCTGCTCCTTGCGCATTCAGCGTTCCACCGGCAGGCACTGGCAAGAAAACGGACCGTGGATTTCGAGGGACTGGCACTGCCGATCGTGACACTTGAGGACCTGATTCTTCTCAAGGCCATGGCCGGCCGCCTTCAAGATCTGGCCGATATCGAGCGCATTTGCCAGCGGCCGGATTTGCAGGTTGACTGGTCCTATGTGGAGGTCTGGCGTGATAAGCTGGGCCTACCGGCGATTCGTCCATGA
- a CDS encoding glycosyltransferase: MTRSSPLVSVVIPVFNGAPFVAKAVASVRAQSVKDVEIIVVDDGSTDGTQDVLEELARASGITWFQQDHGGPARSRNRGIAAACGELVALLDCDDVWLPDKLEAQLAIMRERANVGVVHTDYEVVGQDGRVEERVRARHSPEPLVRAFVGGHTALPSTLLIRRGVLEKVGSLNPDLYGSEDSDLTIRLYAATGFECVDRVLVRKLQRGHGYRDMAFDEATHRERVLASRERFLEGLERMQPMTDERRAALNREWANYYLVRGNFAERLGHRAAARRFYREAVRKAPFRLRSYTRWLRTFA, translated from the coding sequence ATGACCAGATCCTCGCCACTCGTCAGCGTCGTGATCCCCGTCTTTAACGGGGCGCCGTTCGTGGCCAAGGCGGTGGCCAGCGTGCGGGCGCAAAGCGTCAAGGACGTAGAGATCATCGTGGTGGACGACGGATCGACCGACGGCACGCAGGACGTCTTGGAAGAGCTGGCGCGGGCGTCAGGGATCACTTGGTTTCAACAGGATCACGGAGGCCCGGCCCGGTCCAGGAACAGGGGAATCGCCGCAGCTTGCGGGGAGTTGGTCGCCTTGTTGGACTGTGACGATGTCTGGCTTCCGGACAAGCTGGAAGCCCAACTCGCGATCATGCGGGAGCGGGCCAACGTGGGCGTGGTGCATACGGACTACGAAGTCGTGGGGCAGGACGGGAGGGTGGAGGAGCGGGTCAGGGCCAGGCACAGCCCCGAACCGCTCGTCCGGGCCTTCGTCGGCGGCCATACGGCGCTGCCCTCGACCCTGTTGATTCGCCGGGGCGTTCTGGAAAAGGTCGGCTCGTTGAATCCAGACCTCTATGGGTCGGAGGATTCGGACTTGACCATCCGGCTCTACGCCGCCACGGGCTTCGAGTGCGTAGACCGGGTGCTCGTCAGGAAGCTCCAGCGGGGGCACGGCTATCGGGACATGGCGTTCGACGAGGCGACGCATCGGGAAAGGGTGCTGGCCAGCCGGGAGCGGTTTCTGGAGGGGCTGGAGCGGATGCAACCCATGACAGATGAGCGGCGTGCCGCGCTGAACCGTGAATGGGCCAACTATTACCTGGTCCGCGGCAACTTTGCCGAGCGGTTGGGACACCGGGCCGCCGCGCGCCGCTTCTACCGGGAAGCCGTCCGCAAGGCGCCGTTCCGCCTGCGCAGCTATACCCGCTGGCTGCGGACATTCGCCTGA
- a CDS encoding class I SAM-dependent methyltransferase, translating into MGAVLDIGCGAYKQPGTIGVDRRRLPGVNVVCDFERGLPFRDGSVEAAYSIHSIEHMRDLTTFMEELYRVCTPGAKVYIRTPYYASRKAFVDPTHVRFMTEESFEYFKSPNYYGLKTNFRTVSISYNMRKPFKFLPAYLQKRCRRYLWNVCEEMTVVLEAVKP; encoded by the coding sequence ATGGGGGCGGTCCTGGACATCGGCTGCGGCGCGTACAAGCAGCCGGGAACGATCGGTGTCGACCGACGGCGGTTGCCAGGCGTGAACGTCGTCTGCGATTTCGAGCGTGGGCTGCCGTTCCGCGACGGGAGCGTCGAGGCCGCCTATTCGATCCATTCGATCGAGCACATGCGGGACCTGACCACGTTTATGGAAGAGCTGTATCGGGTGTGCACACCGGGAGCGAAAGTCTACATCAGGACCCCGTATTACGCCTCCCGCAAGGCGTTCGTTGATCCCACTCACGTCCGGTTCATGACCGAAGAGAGCTTCGAGTACTTCAAATCTCCCAATTATTACGGTCTCAAGACCAATTTTCGTACGGTGTCCATTTCCTACAACATGCGCAAGCCGTTCAAGTTTCTGCCCGCCTACCTTCAGAAACGATGCCGCCGATATCTTTGGAACGTCTGCGAAGAGATGACCGTGGTGCTCGAGGCGGTCAAGCCGTGA